One Propionispora hippei DSM 15287 genomic region harbors:
- the rpiB gene encoding ribose 5-phosphate isomerase B: protein MKIAIGSDHAGFEMKEKLKQFLADRKLEVLDCGPQAGDSPVEYVPIAKAVAQKTAAAEVGGGILICGTGMGMSIAANKVPGIRAGLCNELFTAKYAKSDVNINVLCMGSRVISQRMAEEITALWLDTPFTGGRFIPRLKQLSDLEAEGSQPCC, encoded by the coding sequence ATGAAAATTGCCATTGGCTCTGATCATGCCGGTTTTGAAATGAAAGAGAAACTAAAACAGTTTCTGGCCGACCGGAAGCTGGAAGTTCTGGACTGTGGACCTCAAGCTGGCGACAGTCCGGTGGAATATGTCCCTATTGCCAAGGCAGTGGCCCAAAAGACTGCAGCAGCAGAGGTAGGTGGCGGCATTTTGATTTGTGGCACAGGTATGGGCATGTCCATTGCCGCCAACAAAGTTCCGGGTATACGGGCCGGTCTATGTAATGAGCTGTTTACCGCGAAATATGCCAAGAGCGATGTGAATATCAATGTGCTGTGTATGGGCAGCCGGGTAATCAGCCAAAGAATGGCGGAAGAAATCACTGCGTTGTGGCTGGATACCCCTTTTACCGGTGGCCGGTTTATTCCACGGTTAAAGCAACTCAGTGATTTGGAGGCCGAAGGGAGTCAGCCTTGTTGCTAA
- a CDS encoding efflux RND transporter permease subunit, producing MAKFFIERPVFAIVLSILITLIGGIAAFNLPIAQYPQIAPPTVRVGATYQGANADVVEQTVAQTIEEQVNGVEDMVSMNSTSTDAGSYTLNVQFETEKNADIATVQTQNRVSQADASIPDTVRQSGVTTKKSTQDMAFIFTLWSPNNSYDSNFLKSYGTIYLEDDIKRVKGVGNIMEFGADYAMRIWVKPDKLAQLGLTVGDVQSAIQAQNIQAPAGNIGTMPTPQNQEKQYTAKVKGRLSTPEEFGNIIIRAEADGSFVRIKDVARVELGSQNYNFSPKMNGKTAVGFAIQLSNDANALETISNVRKVLADASKRFPPDLQYSVMIDNTKFVRESMVEVAKTFAEALMLVLLVVFIFLQNWRATLIPMLAIPVSLIGTFGAFVALGFSINTLTLFAMVLAIGLVVDDAIVVIEAVEHHMRYSGMAPREATKRAMSEVSGPVVAIAFVLASVFIPVAFFGGTMGVLYKQFALTIAVSMGLSALVALSLTPALCAMLLKPYNPDEHKGLLGRFFDRFNDWFERMIERYGHGLGRIIPKASVCLASLLILLILTGFLLKMVPSAFIPEEDQGFFISTLTLPEAASMNRTDEAVSKLAEDVSKQPGVQDTMAVIGYDMLSGGIKSNAATMFVGLKPWDERTNPQTAVNAQIGQVFQKSSHLPEGQVIALNPPSLPGLGIAGGFTMMLLDRSGGEMGDFDRVSQEFLAAARKRPEIGKVYTTFQMNTPGFEFEVDREKVEKLGVSLDEVFTTLQTYFGGVQVNDFNKFGRTFKVMLQADVDYRSQVDATRFFFLKGSNGTMVPLNTLLKPKPMNATTLISRYNGSRAIQINGMPANGFSSGQAITALEEVAAQVLPTGYTYEWSGQSREEKISGSRAPVVFGFALLFVFLCLAALYESWSVPFAVLLSVPTGIFGAFLFQYARHLENSVYMQIGLVMLIGLAAKNAILIVEFAKVRVDNGMNPVQAAIEAAKIRLRPILMTSLAFIIGCLPLAIATGAGAAARNSMGTAVVGGMLMATSLGIFLIPVLFVVVEKLTIKIKQWRKGKDTSVSVSK from the coding sequence ATGGCTAAGTTTTTTATTGAACGCCCCGTTTTTGCCATTGTGCTATCTATTTTGATCACGCTAATCGGTGGGATTGCCGCGTTTAACCTGCCAATTGCGCAGTATCCGCAAATTGCGCCGCCTACCGTCCGGGTTGGTGCCACCTATCAGGGAGCCAATGCGGACGTTGTGGAACAAACAGTGGCCCAAACCATTGAGGAACAGGTAAACGGTGTTGAGGACATGGTTTCCATGAATTCAACCAGTACCGATGCGGGGTCATATACCTTAAACGTACAGTTTGAAACAGAAAAGAATGCCGATATTGCTACGGTACAGACCCAAAACCGGGTGTCGCAGGCTGACGCTTCCATTCCTGACACGGTACGGCAGTCCGGTGTGACAACGAAAAAATCGACCCAGGATATGGCGTTCATTTTCACCCTGTGGTCGCCCAATAACAGTTATGACTCAAACTTCTTAAAGAGTTACGGTACCATCTATTTGGAAGATGATATTAAGCGCGTAAAAGGTGTCGGCAATATTATGGAATTCGGCGCTGACTACGCTATGCGGATATGGGTAAAGCCGGATAAGCTGGCCCAGCTTGGCCTAACGGTAGGCGATGTGCAGAGTGCTATTCAGGCACAGAACATTCAGGCGCCGGCTGGCAATATCGGTACTATGCCGACGCCGCAGAACCAGGAAAAGCAGTATACGGCTAAAGTAAAAGGCCGTCTCAGCACGCCGGAGGAATTCGGCAATATTATTATCCGGGCCGAGGCGGACGGTTCTTTTGTCCGAATCAAGGATGTGGCCCGGGTGGAACTGGGCAGCCAGAACTATAACTTCAGTCCCAAAATGAACGGGAAAACGGCGGTAGGCTTCGCCATTCAGCTCAGCAATGATGCCAATGCCTTAGAAACGATCAGCAATGTGCGCAAAGTATTGGCGGATGCTTCCAAGCGTTTCCCGCCGGATTTACAATACAGTGTTATGATCGATAACACCAAGTTTGTCCGCGAATCAATGGTCGAGGTGGCCAAAACCTTTGCCGAAGCGCTAATGCTGGTGCTGCTGGTCGTGTTTATCTTCCTGCAAAACTGGCGGGCCACGCTGATACCGATGCTGGCTATTCCCGTATCACTGATTGGTACGTTTGGGGCGTTTGTAGCACTGGGCTTTTCCATCAATACACTGACCTTGTTTGCCATGGTGCTGGCTATCGGTCTGGTGGTTGATGATGCCATCGTGGTTATCGAAGCGGTGGAACATCATATGCGTTATTCCGGCATGGCGCCCAGGGAAGCTACCAAACGGGCGATGAGTGAGGTATCGGGACCGGTAGTGGCCATTGCCTTCGTGCTGGCTTCAGTATTCATTCCGGTTGCCTTCTTCGGCGGTACGATGGGGGTTTTGTATAAGCAGTTTGCGTTAACCATTGCTGTTTCGATGGGACTGTCGGCCCTAGTGGCTTTGTCATTGACGCCGGCGCTATGCGCCATGCTGCTTAAACCCTACAATCCTGATGAACATAAAGGCCTCTTGGGCCGCTTCTTTGACCGGTTTAACGACTGGTTTGAAAGAATGATTGAACGGTATGGCCACGGTCTGGGCAGGATTATTCCCAAAGCCAGTGTATGCCTGGCGTCGCTCCTGATACTGCTCATTCTGACCGGCTTTTTACTGAAAATGGTTCCTTCGGCGTTTATACCGGAAGAGGATCAGGGCTTTTTTATTAGTACGCTAACCTTGCCAGAAGCCGCAAGCATGAACCGGACTGATGAGGCAGTCAGCAAATTAGCGGAGGATGTATCGAAGCAGCCCGGTGTTCAGGATACTATGGCCGTTATTGGCTACGACATGTTAAGTGGCGGGATTAAATCCAATGCGGCAACTATGTTCGTAGGTCTTAAGCCATGGGATGAGCGGACCAATCCGCAAACTGCCGTAAATGCGCAAATTGGGCAGGTATTCCAAAAAAGCAGCCATTTGCCGGAAGGCCAGGTCATTGCCCTTAATCCGCCTTCGCTGCCCGGTCTGGGCATTGCCGGTGGCTTCACCATGATGCTGCTTGACCGCAGCGGTGGAGAAATGGGAGATTTTGACCGCGTTTCTCAGGAATTTTTAGCGGCGGCCCGTAAACGGCCGGAAATTGGTAAGGTATATACTACCTTCCAAATGAATACACCTGGTTTCGAATTTGAAGTGGATCGGGAAAAAGTAGAAAAATTGGGCGTTTCCCTGGACGAGGTGTTTACGACGCTGCAAACCTATTTCGGTGGCGTCCAGGTCAATGATTTCAATAAATTCGGCCGGACCTTCAAAGTTATGCTGCAAGCTGATGTGGATTACCGTTCTCAGGTGGATGCTACTCGGTTCTTCTTCCTCAAAGGTTCCAATGGAACTATGGTGCCATTAAATACCCTGCTTAAGCCAAAACCGATGAATGCGACGACGCTGATCAGCCGCTATAACGGGTCCCGCGCCATCCAGATCAACGGTATGCCGGCTAATGGTTTCAGTTCCGGTCAGGCAATTACTGCCCTGGAGGAAGTGGCTGCTCAGGTATTGCCAACCGGTTATACCTATGAATGGTCAGGTCAGAGCCGGGAGGAAAAGATTTCCGGTAGCCGGGCTCCTGTTGTATTTGGCTTTGCCCTGCTCTTTGTTTTCCTTTGTCTGGCAGCGCTGTATGAAAGCTGGAGCGTGCCTTTTGCCGTACTGCTATCGGTGCCGACAGGCATCTTTGGCGCTTTCCTCTTCCAGTATGCCCGGCATTTGGAAAACAGTGTATATATGCAGATTGGGCTGGTCATGCTGATTGGGCTGGCGGCCAAGAATGCCATTTTAATTGTTGAGTTTGCCAAGGTTCGGGTTGATAACGGTATGAACCCGGTTCAGGCGGCGATTGAGGCGGCGAAAATCAGACTACGGCCTATTTTGATGACCTCGTTGGCCTTCATCATCGGCTGCCTGCCGCTGGCTATTGCCACCGGCGCCGGCGCCGCAGCCAGAAACTCCATGGGGACGGCGGTTGTCGGTGGCATGCTGATGGCAACCTCGCTGGGTATCTTCCTGATTCCTGTGTTGTTTGTTGTCGTGGAAAAATTAACAATAAAAATTAAACAATGGAGAAAAGGAAAAGATACCTCCGTATCGGTTTCCAAATAA
- a CDS encoding galactitol-1-phosphate 5-dehydrogenase, which translates to MKALNLYGPRDLRYEETAKAVLEDSKEVIIKVKVVGICGSDIHRYAKLGPYIAGMTWGHEFSGEIEAVGSEVDSLKPGDRVTACPALYCGHCESCRKGEFARCEKLTVIGARHPGAFAEYVKVPAENCVKLPDSVPYDAASMIEPTSVAIHGLYKTGIEAGDDVAVIGCGTIGLLTIQWAKIFGARHVYALDIDDAKLELAKQLGADFGVNTKDIEPHVKIFEMTGNRGVDIAVESAGSTITSAQVFSLPRKGGKVVFMGIPYGDVMVKRFYFERIVRNELSVYGSWNAISAPFPGKEWQTTVHFLQEGKIKVEPMITHRLSLAEGPATFEKIINRQGNFGKVLFYPEK; encoded by the coding sequence ATGAAAGCATTAAATTTATATGGCCCCAGAGACTTGCGATATGAAGAGACTGCCAAGGCGGTATTGGAAGATAGTAAGGAAGTCATTATCAAAGTAAAGGTGGTGGGGATCTGCGGCTCCGATATTCACCGTTATGCCAAGCTGGGGCCCTACATCGCAGGAATGACCTGGGGGCATGAGTTTTCCGGCGAAATTGAAGCAGTAGGCAGCGAAGTAGACAGCTTGAAACCCGGTGACCGTGTGACCGCTTGTCCGGCCCTGTATTGCGGTCATTGCGAGTCCTGCCGGAAGGGCGAGTTTGCCCGTTGTGAGAAGCTGACTGTCATTGGCGCCAGACATCCGGGTGCTTTCGCCGAGTATGTAAAAGTACCGGCGGAAAACTGCGTTAAATTGCCTGACAGTGTGCCTTACGATGCCGCCAGCATGATTGAACCGACCAGTGTGGCTATTCACGGGCTTTACAAAACGGGTATCGAGGCCGGTGACGATGTGGCAGTAATCGGTTGTGGCACCATTGGTCTATTAACCATTCAATGGGCTAAAATCTTTGGCGCCAGACACGTTTACGCCCTGGATATTGATGATGCCAAGCTGGAACTGGCTAAGCAACTGGGGGCTGATTTCGGTGTTAACACAAAGGATATAGAACCTCATGTAAAAATATTTGAAATGACCGGCAATCGCGGGGTAGATATTGCCGTGGAATCGGCCGGCAGCACGATTACCTCTGCTCAGGTATTCTCGCTGCCCCGTAAAGGCGGCAAGGTTGTATTCATGGGAATTCCCTATGGCGATGTGATGGTGAAGCGGTTCTATTTTGAGCGGATTGTGCGCAATGAGCTGAGTGTCTATGGCTCCTGGAATGCTATTTCGGCTCCCTTCCCGGGGAAGGAATGGCAGACAACCGTCCATTTCCTGCAGGAAGGAAAAATCAAGGTAGAACCTATGATCACCCACCGGCTCAGCCTGGCGGAAGGTCCGGCAACCTTTGAAAAGATTATCAACCGGCAAGGGAATTTCGGCAAGGTTTTATTCTATCCGGAGAAATAG
- a CDS encoding PTS sugar transporter subunit IIB — translation MKVLIISGTTDAKAEKISKELVAGCKKRGMNEVEAVAVNLFTSDLKEMEEKHNPDVIVRLTPKSLAAGKPVVDGMPLVYAFMGPDKVYNELKQYYK, via the coding sequence ATGAAAGTATTGATTATAAGTGGAACGACCGATGCCAAAGCCGAAAAAATAAGCAAAGAACTGGTGGCAGGCTGCAAAAAAAGAGGGATGAATGAGGTGGAGGCTGTCGCAGTCAATCTGTTTACCAGTGATTTAAAGGAAATGGAAGAAAAGCATAACCCTGATGTCATTGTACGTCTGACGCCGAAGAGCCTGGCAGCAGGGAAACCGGTCGTTGACGGTATGCCGCTGGTCTATGCGTTTATGGGGCCTGACAAGGTTTACAACGAGTTAAAACAATATTACAAATAG
- a CDS encoding RluA family pseudouridine synthase produces MKTFTSYKIEEQHAGLPVEAYLKEILGYSGRKIQKLTRKKGILLNKRSVFLQKNLKTGDLLQVAVLEDASYGVQPEAGGVDILYEDEYLLVLNKPPYQLVHPAGHTTHGTLANHLAYHWQQQGLLYTLRPIHRLDRDTSGCILFAKDAQSQFKLEEQLKSRQISRLYQACVTGLVQPPQGIITAGIAVHPHRPNRRIVSDQGESAITHYRTLQQFPVATLLELELETGRTHQIRLHLAHLGHPVIGDAMYGKPSPFMPRQALHAVSVTFSTLGDNRRITVQAPLPTDFRQLLDHCGLTPTNKT; encoded by the coding sequence ATGAAGACATTTACGAGTTACAAAATCGAAGAACAGCATGCCGGGCTGCCTGTCGAAGCCTATTTAAAAGAAATTCTTGGTTACTCCGGCAGAAAAATTCAGAAACTAACCAGAAAAAAAGGAATTCTCTTAAATAAACGAAGCGTTTTTTTGCAAAAAAACCTTAAAACCGGTGACCTGCTGCAGGTTGCCGTGCTGGAAGATGCCTCCTACGGTGTGCAGCCCGAAGCAGGCGGCGTCGACATTTTATATGAAGATGAGTACCTGTTGGTACTGAATAAACCGCCTTATCAGCTTGTTCATCCTGCCGGACATACAACCCACGGCACCTTGGCCAACCATCTGGCCTATCACTGGCAACAGCAGGGCCTGCTCTATACGCTTCGCCCGATTCACCGCCTCGACCGCGATACGTCGGGCTGCATCCTCTTTGCCAAGGACGCCCAAAGCCAGTTTAAACTGGAAGAGCAGCTAAAGTCCAGGCAAATCAGCCGGCTGTACCAGGCCTGTGTCACCGGCCTGGTACAGCCTCCCCAGGGAATCATAACGGCCGGCATCGCTGTTCATCCTCACCGTCCCAACCGCCGTATTGTCAGTGACCAGGGAGAATCGGCCATTACCCACTACCGGACGCTGCAGCAATTTCCCGTCGCCACTTTATTGGAATTGGAACTGGAAACAGGGCGCACCCACCAAATCCGCCTGCACTTAGCGCACCTGGGGCACCCCGTCATTGGCGACGCCATGTACGGAAAACCTTCACCATTTATGCCCCGTCAAGCCCTTCACGCCGTTTCAGTCACATTCAGCACACTGGGCGACAACCGGCGAATTACCGTGCAGGCGCCGCTCCCCACCGATTTCCGACAACTGCTTGACCACTGCGGCCTAACACCAACCAATAAAACTTAA
- the trhA gene encoding PAQR family membrane homeostasis protein TrhA has protein sequence MEEIVNAITHGIGAVLALVGLVVLAVGACTQGSVWHIVSFSIYGTSLVLLYLASTLYHSFTNERVKHIFKIFDHSAIYLLIAGTYTPFAFVPLHGTLGWIIFGVVWTLAIVGIVFKVFFVRRFNRLSTLCYILMGWFAVVMIKPLIMTLPAAGLYWLIAGGVLYTVGAIFYLARKMPYSHAVWHFFVIAGSAAHFNSIFSYVLPLSVS, from the coding sequence ATGGAAGAAATCGTCAATGCGATTACTCATGGTATTGGCGCTGTACTGGCGTTGGTCGGACTGGTGGTGCTGGCAGTCGGCGCTTGCACGCAAGGCAGTGTCTGGCACATTGTAAGCTTTAGCATTTATGGCACCTCGTTGGTACTGCTGTATCTGGCTTCGACACTGTATCATAGTTTTACCAATGAACGGGTCAAACATATCTTTAAAATTTTTGACCATTCGGCCATATACCTCTTGATTGCCGGCACTTACACACCGTTTGCCTTTGTTCCGCTGCACGGTACACTAGGCTGGATCATTTTTGGTGTCGTGTGGACGCTGGCTATTGTCGGTATTGTGTTCAAGGTTTTTTTTGTCAGACGGTTTAACCGGCTTTCCACTTTGTGCTATATCCTGATGGGCTGGTTTGCTGTTGTTATGATTAAACCGCTGATTATGACCTTGCCGGCAGCCGGTTTGTACTGGTTGATTGCCGGCGGTGTGCTGTATACGGTAGGGGCTATTTTCTATCTGGCCCGTAAAATGCCCTATAGTCATGCGGTCTGGCATTTCTTTGTTATCGCCGGCAGCGCGGCGCACTTCAACAGTATTTTTTCTTATGTGCTTCCCCTTTCCGTATCTTAA
- a CDS encoding HAD family hydrolase has protein sequence MHCIKEKKDSRKKREFKAVIFDLDGTLIDSEPNYFEAFKKILEEHGVTGYTAKMNRQYYGMGVKEVLEVFKEKYHIQASIDAIVAKSNEYYLDFAKRNTVVFPEMFKLVKKLKACCYPLALASGSSPEIIEDILAAARIGDYFDLVISSEKVGKSKPEPDVFLETARRLAVAPEHCLVLEDSPYGVMAAQRAGMSCIAVPSGNLSALHSCFFKADLLLENGISDFSADKAFKWIQSDGLAV, from the coding sequence GTGCATTGTATAAAAGAAAAGAAAGATAGCAGGAAAAAGAGAGAATTCAAAGCTGTTATCTTTGACCTGGACGGAACCTTGATTGACAGTGAACCCAACTATTTTGAGGCGTTTAAAAAGATCCTGGAAGAGCATGGCGTGACCGGTTATACAGCTAAGATGAACCGGCAGTATTACGGTATGGGGGTAAAGGAAGTTCTCGAAGTGTTTAAGGAGAAATATCACATTCAGGCATCCATTGATGCAATAGTAGCAAAGAGCAATGAATATTATCTGGACTTTGCCAAACGGAATACGGTCGTGTTTCCGGAAATGTTCAAGCTGGTAAAAAAGTTGAAGGCCTGTTGTTATCCTTTGGCGTTAGCCTCCGGCTCATCACCGGAAATTATTGAAGATATATTGGCTGCAGCCCGGATTGGTGACTATTTTGATCTCGTTATTTCTTCTGAGAAGGTTGGTAAATCCAAGCCTGAACCGGACGTATTCCTGGAGACGGCCAGACGGTTGGCGGTGGCGCCGGAGCATTGCCTGGTGCTGGAAGACTCGCCTTATGGAGTTATGGCTGCCCAACGGGCCGGCATGTCCTGCATTGCTGTTCCGTCAGGGAATCTTTCGGCGTTGCATAGTTGCTTTTTTAAAGCCGATCTGCTGCTCGAAAACGGTATAAGCGATTTTTCTGCCGATAAAGCGTTTAAATGGATACAATCGGATGGCCTTGCCGTTTAA
- a CDS encoding efflux RND transporter periplasmic adaptor subunit codes for MSTGLKKMSYVGVFLLCGAILAAGCSKQTAQMPQQAVEVKAIQVAQQDTPVTYEYVGQVQAKNEVKLQSKVSGNIVAKMVNGGAMVKKGQPLFQIDRRQYESSLLSAKAQLAQSEATLANSRLDVSRYKRLAAQDAIAQQTLDTQVSVEQQNMAAVEANQAQVQLAQENLADTLIVSPIDGRMDVNDLSVGSYVTAGSTVMATISSIDPVFVQFSMNENEYLQLANNNGGLPNSWGNSLKMVLSNGTEYPVTGQVEQVDRGINQNTGTITIKASFANAQQLLVPGMFARVIAAGEVHKGALLVPQRAVQELLGKNFVTVVGEGDKAESRAVTMGAKVGNLWIVEEGLQPGDRVVVEGTNKVQPGAALAVTTVGLDQFINPAKQ; via the coding sequence ATTAGCACAGGTTTGAAAAAAATGAGTTATGTAGGAGTCTTCTTGCTGTGCGGCGCTATATTGGCGGCCGGTTGCAGCAAACAGACGGCCCAAATGCCACAACAGGCTGTGGAAGTCAAGGCAATACAAGTTGCTCAACAGGATACGCCGGTCACCTATGAGTATGTAGGTCAGGTGCAGGCTAAAAATGAGGTAAAACTTCAATCCAAAGTTTCCGGCAATATTGTGGCTAAGATGGTTAATGGTGGGGCCATGGTGAAGAAGGGCCAGCCGCTCTTTCAAATAGACCGCCGGCAGTATGAATCATCCCTGCTTTCCGCCAAGGCTCAGTTGGCCCAGTCGGAAGCCACATTGGCCAATTCCCGTCTGGATGTCAGCCGCTATAAGAGACTGGCCGCTCAGGACGCTATTGCCCAACAGACATTGGATACCCAGGTTTCCGTAGAGCAGCAAAACATGGCGGCCGTAGAGGCCAATCAGGCGCAAGTACAGTTGGCGCAGGAAAATCTGGCAGATACGCTTATTGTTTCGCCCATTGACGGCCGCATGGATGTCAATGATTTGAGTGTGGGTAGCTATGTCACGGCCGGTTCGACTGTAATGGCTACCATTTCGTCGATTGACCCGGTCTTTGTACAATTCAGCATGAATGAAAACGAATATCTTCAGTTGGCCAATAACAACGGTGGATTGCCTAACTCCTGGGGTAATAGCCTTAAAATGGTCCTTAGCAACGGCACCGAATATCCGGTGACCGGCCAGGTGGAGCAGGTGGACCGGGGCATTAATCAAAATACCGGAACCATTACCATCAAGGCTTCCTTTGCCAATGCTCAGCAATTGCTGGTGCCGGGGATGTTTGCCCGGGTAATCGCCGCCGGTGAAGTACATAAGGGCGCCTTGCTGGTACCGCAGCGGGCAGTGCAGGAATTGTTAGGCAAAAACTTTGTCACCGTTGTAGGTGAAGGCGATAAAGCCGAATCGCGGGCTGTGACGATGGGCGCCAAAGTAGGCAATCTGTGGATTGTCGAAGAAGGCCTGCAGCCGGGAGACCGTGTTGTTGTCGAAGGCACCAATAAAGTTCAGCCAGGCGCGGCGTTAGCGGTAACCACGGTCGGATTGGATCAGTTTATAAATCCGGCGAAACAATAG
- the hxlB gene encoding 6-phospho-3-hexuloisomerase produces MDANTYSEIIIREIGQVLGQVNTTALEELAAAIRAANRVFVAGAGRSGLMAKAFAMRLMHMGFTVYVVGETVTPSLAAGDLLLLASGSGETGSLVTMADKCKKLQAKLAVLTAAPGSTIGRSADIVVQVPAVTKEAADTRSITAQPMGSLFEQSILLLMDAIIVRLMELQEKTSTAMFSRHANLE; encoded by the coding sequence ATGGATGCAAATACCTATTCTGAAATAATTATCCGGGAAATTGGGCAGGTATTGGGCCAGGTCAACACAACCGCCTTGGAGGAACTGGCAGCAGCCATCAGGGCGGCCAACCGGGTTTTTGTAGCCGGTGCCGGCCGGTCGGGCCTGATGGCCAAGGCCTTTGCCATGCGCTTAATGCATATGGGCTTTACGGTCTATGTGGTGGGGGAAACGGTTACGCCTAGTCTGGCTGCCGGTGACTTACTGCTGCTGGCATCCGGTTCGGGTGAAACAGGCAGTCTTGTGACCATGGCGGACAAATGCAAGAAGCTACAGGCTAAACTGGCTGTGCTGACTGCTGCCCCTGGATCGACGATTGGACGCAGCGCCGACATTGTTGTGCAGGTGCCTGCCGTAACCAAAGAAGCGGCAGATACCCGAAGTATTACCGCTCAGCCTATGGGGTCGTTGTTTGAGCAAAGTATTTTGCTGCTGATGGATGCCATTATTGTCCGGTTAATGGAACTGCAAGAAAAAACTTCTACAGCCATGTTTTCCCGCCATGCCAATTTAGAATAA
- a CDS encoding TetR/AcrR family transcriptional regulator: protein MVDCIDKPTINKIVESAVTLFSLKGYARVSVKEIAEAAGVNIALISYYFGGKEKLYSYVMEQQLTLFGRQLEVIRQEEQDPLEKIRCFIQTAMEIHKKFPYLNRLLYRELLSPTNCFDEIVRGEAERFHNFLGECIQEAIDQGRFRPDLDIYCATVTLFSMIHYTLFTQCLPDTILTAKADREEYYLRQSLEIYLHGVQCPGV from the coding sequence GTGGTGGATTGTATTGATAAACCAACTATAAATAAAATTGTTGAGTCTGCAGTTACCTTGTTCTCCCTGAAAGGATATGCCCGCGTATCTGTTAAAGAAATCGCTGAAGCGGCGGGTGTAAACATTGCCTTAATTTCTTATTATTTTGGTGGAAAAGAAAAACTATATTCCTACGTAATGGAGCAGCAGCTTACGCTTTTTGGCAGACAGTTGGAGGTCATCCGTCAGGAAGAGCAAGATCCTTTGGAAAAGATAAGGTGCTTTATTCAAACAGCAATGGAGATACATAAAAAATTTCCTTATCTTAACCGGTTGCTGTATCGAGAATTGCTCAGCCCGACCAATTGTTTTGATGAGATTGTCCGGGGCGAGGCGGAGCGGTTTCATAATTTCTTGGGCGAATGTATCCAGGAAGCCATTGACCAGGGAAGGTTTCGGCCTGATCTTGATATTTACTGTGCCACAGTAACCTTATTCAGCATGATACATTATACCCTTTTTACCCAATGTCTGCCCGATACAATTTTAACGGCGAAGGCTGACCGGGAGGAATATTATCTTCGGCAGTCTTTGGAGATTTATTTACATGGGGTTCAATGCCCGGGGGTATAA